The following are from one region of the Lytechinus pictus isolate F3 Inbred chromosome 4, Lp3.0, whole genome shotgun sequence genome:
- the LOC129259167 gene encoding serine/arginine repetitive matrix protein 2-like has translation MLGEIGELGCKRDEIQLFRAEENWRTRLEEIVEKQVKDLQEMESQVISSEDEPMDTDNSQEDISPSQLSIPCTPANEVEYHYSQNPDSEPSQRQTFSGDVAPVVNEELVQSILEASQRLSQSQAQDTCDEELANLLVDLVHEEEEEDLVLSGRRSTQSSRGNPRPSGIDISDSDDEDSPELEAQEEKEMSQAWIGLDDELEEADNSAHLDNLISEIEDGGGDASQKSTQRSDVIIPQLDGSSDVKPEEGEKKNKSKSLLGSGRGGAKSPRKQDGDAEPERPLAADKIARNPHMTVDGPLGEISDALLALEESPKKKSRSRKRKGLSLSSRSPRGPRKLLNGKQDEAFPVFERSGKVQRRRTSNSRSRVKRAKRILQLEDKVEESAENCMPKPLVSLGRGRMGNKSPRVSSEKEAFPFFAGKVSRSPQKPLQGPLEKYSNAIEYNIAPCFQYAESLKPKDHKKSLQQGNTSPRPMDTKKRRNRQPSANEKHSKTSPRQTKHTAESQSPRLRRNGSKAEDDETSPSSRRRRLSMKEESSKQRSSGTNSHVARVGRTNSEVSPRKRASQEFTRLQSVSSDEDFKESKPHASFRRGNAASKDSRKKVETGKATRKMAKGKRSNNSYRQIPDSPDVVEGSPVSNPKEKSRSPGKHGIGRGGKRSPRSQQQQSDTPFISDRLIRSPHKPMEGPVSVYSNSIGYKIAPLFQYAESVKPKPKVVLTPLEIPTHSPSKSPNILKRSNSIAISASEKSPKMPANVVRRRSVPAGSSPDKLIRSPSKSPKAQRILLDKSSKSPGKYSNRNKDKVAKRSRPTTKAEVKVSPKQKRSRQENSVSNMELDSPEQSQSPLLGHSFVFDGKMTSPVTVGRGHMGQKRRLKEMEDKGSPVLSSKQIGRSPLKAIRDLSGKLVKLPFSDYQDLDLAEFKNEKSQQGKKKNVSDKSKEVKHKQAKQEAGTSSKQQHSKDEKRSKKTALQRDANAGQKKKKDKYLDGGSKKNKKEKEPEVKPVKKSRKHSTLKFDPVTMPSVRLRVTTWPKLKACKELNPNLILKKLCLDEASWDEVVRNALYRDLDRLSKRKISQGDDENIDAKRTKNGINAPWGRGPASSSPRKEQMKAIMAAKEGKDIYKRLKGAGPRRRARSKIEDIYGGGPDNKVWNFVPPITPPDDEITKNPIPEISELSKDESRDVMWRLACYSPQHPENISSPPRCWSPLSKISDVEAEYEDDDYIDEEQGVEPLKGEDGGKEEVTVTVPTSDNEMDIIERNLGQISDFSVYEKMLGGTTAGRSLQQETKTNNEEFALEHFQEDVSGIYNHLHGDSEKDAISDEFAKLDNSAHNSHVNIKNRIPSQQGGQVSNLQRQINKVNGNHHTTKAQVHHHVASSQSQHTGRGIESQSRHSIPHSTPLLPQNNVNMQAASQSNSEGSGSNSSSQITPGQKTPTFSAETNSGSSSSYTAHSPRGIERRTSSSSQFTVHSQGMTSQTPGSQEPTTIPETDSEHSSGSPPQNQYNSSQPTQIASQGSQSKEPIVHPGNSTNNQSMYYHGASHASQSMYEMSNHSFNQSTAYGNDRVSNQSQGFSQSHLPPYPSPGSNQSHGYPPYPSPQSSYPNPPPQSPNHQSQPSGSQSPAYRVPYQPGPQQHPYQDTNGSSVPAAKPKIWRPVAMPPTDTMVRKSLQEYGLPEVHHQGAYWGNPQDHAGRQREGLGQAHVQTMLPSSLQPADTPCGTMGLNHWQTVVQSQGETPSSQGYSTSNQGYNCDAVWMPSKYPPPRASVTGWLNNKQQGEQTPGIRHDNGSGMPGYQQNPEHSQHAVTLPHNSPGQTSTPFLPQQHNGTLHSQNNQFTTLQGQQANTLSDNHNNAHHLPGHQPVVSPQGTSPMQSGAYPVQPSTQQVATPRQQPLQATQPLSVPVTSCGSSSGLTAQDQKYSSSATNSNNLARTPGVKQNTQPIQGSSMNTPVAGIPKGVQSCTPPLSSTPLRPLARTSVMSQEQPGVTPIAMQKPTPLMDLTKLKNPSYPNTPAQVTPDVGMRRKRSLVSQIEGPTPKNTYGFKVSQGNSQDAKALHVVQHLTTMSLEVHVRTRRDYHPDPDFDPIRAIFYCIHKDGPDNKTPPSNHHHGDAEDGSKDISDEGHSSVGVIMVDLSKKGSKSEEGAGGITTDLNAVTQRDWMTRSGVMGLEVTYVEDEKEMFEEFVKLVRRHDPDMLAGFEIQQLSWGYLFQRAAFLEVQLCQLISRLPDETRESHFSADKDAYGADHMSEITVAGRIVLNLWRIIRHEVTLNIYTFENVAYHVLHQRLPLFTFRSLTDWFDHNTACYRWRTIEYYAERVKGNVQLIKKLDLIGRTSELARLFGIEFYSVLSRGSQYRVESMMLRQAKCANYIAVSPSVQQRSRSKAPECIALVMEPESRFYEDPVIVLDFQSLYPSMMIAYNYCFSTCLGRVEHIAQGGEFSLGCHSLSIPPKQLDQLLASDGIHVSPNGVAYVKHSVRHGVLPRMLDQILNTRIMVKKALKDHKGDKVLERMLDNRQLGLKLIANVTYGYTSANFSGRMPCIEVGDSVVRKGRETLERAIKMVETTAKWGARVVYGDTDSLFVLVKGATKERAFEIGREIVAAVTAENPKPVKLKLEKVYKPCVLQAKKRYVGYKYESPDQKDPEFDAKGIETVRRDSCPAVAKMLERSLKILFETKDVSKVKRYVQQQFQKLNAGQIGLQDLIFAKEYRGRQYYKPTSCVPALEIAKRKLAVDRRSEPRVSERVPYVVVHGSPGLPLIQLVRTPQDYLQDPSYNLNAPYYITRQIIPALNRVFGMMAVDTLEWYQELPKVVHVNTVPSKGSANTRKGTISQYFCSLNCAVCDRLTQSGLCDSCRSSPQTTVTSLMKRIQDWDRERTQINKICTSCCGFADNKQHCTTLDCPIRFQLVKSEHKMEKVEHFLSLVQSIEPPST, from the exons ATGTTAGGAGAGATTGGAGAACTTGGTTGCA AGCGGGATGAAATTCAACTCTTCAGGGCAGAGGAGAATTGGAGAACAAGATTAGAGGAGATTGTGGAGAAGCAAGTGAAAGATCTTCAGGAAAT GGAGAGTCAAGTCATCAGTAGTGAGGATGAGCCCATGGACACAGATAATAGTCAGGAGGATATATCACCCTCCCAGCTAAGCATCCCATGCACCCCTGCGAATGAAGTGGAATATCACTACTCACAAAATCCAG ACAGTGAACCATCTCAAAGGCAGACCTTCAGCGGAGATGTTGCACCAGTCGTCAATGAGGAGTTAGTTCAATCTATCCTGGAAGCTTCACAGAGATTGTCACAATCTCAGGCACAAG ATACATGTGATGAGGAGCTTGCTAATCTTCTGGTAGATCTTGTtcatgaggaggaggaagaagaccTGGTACTATCTGGGAGAAGGAGCACCCAAAGCTCGAGAGGGAATCCTAGGCCTTCTGGAATTG ATATATCAGATTCTGATGATGAAGATAGCCCAGAGCTTGAGGCTCAGGAAGAGAAGGAGATGTCTCAGGCTTGGATTGGTCTTGATGATGAACTTGAAGAAGCAGATAACAGTGCACA TTTGGATAATCTCATTAGTGAGATAGAAGATGGAGGAGGAGATGCATCTCAGAAATCAACTCAGAGAAGTGATGTGATAATCCCTCAACTTGATGGAAGTTCAGACGTCAAACCAGAAGAAG GTGAAAAGAAGAACAAATCAAAGTCCCTTCTGGGTAGTGGCAGAGGAGGTGCAAAGAGTCCCCGTAAGCAAGATGGTGATGCAGAGCCTGAAAGACCGTTAGCAGCAGATAAAATTGCCAGGAATCCCCACATGACTGTCGATGGTCCTCTAGGGGAAATCAGTGATGCTTTGCTGGCCTTGGAGGAATCGCCTAAAAAGAAAAGTAGGAGCAGAAAGAGGAAGGGACTCTCACTTTCATCCAGGAGTCCAAGAGGTCCAAGAAAACTCTTGAATGGGAAACAGGACGAAGCTTTCCCTGTCTTCGAAAGATCCGGCAAGGTCCAAAGGAGAAGGACCAGTAATTCAAGATCAAGAGTGAAACGGGCCAAGCGGATACTACAACTAGAAGATAAAGTTGAGGAATCTGCCGAGAACTGTATGCCCAAACCTCTAGTGTCACTCGGAAGAGGTAGAATGGGAAATAAGAGCCCTCGTGTGTCATCAGAGAAGGAAGCTTTTCCGTTCTTTGCCGGAAAGGTGTCCAGAAGTCCTCAGAAGCCCTTGCAGGGTCCGTTAGAGAAGTACTCCAATGCGATTGAATATAACATTGCTCCTTGTTTCCAGTATGCTGAATCCTTGAAGCCAAAAGATCATAAGAAGTCATTGCAACAAGGGAACACCTCACCAAGGCCCATGGATACCAAGAAAAGGAGAAATAGGCAACCTTCTGCAAATGAAAAACATTCAAAAACTAGTCCAAGGCAAACTAAACACACCGCAGAGAGCCAATCACCAAGGTTAAGAAGGAATGGTTCCAAGGCAGAAGATGATGAGACTTCTCCTTCAAGCAGAAGGAGGAGACTCTCGATGAAAGAGGAGTCCTCCAAACAAAGGTCTAGTGGGACAAATAGCCATGTTGCTAGAGTCGGGCGAACAAATTCAGAGGTTTCTCCCAGGAAACGAGCATCTCAAGAATTCACAAGACTTCAAAGTGTGTCCTCAGACGAAGACTTTAAAGAGAGTAAACCGCATGCATCATTCCGTAGAGGTAATGCTGCAAGCAAGGACTCTCGCAAGAAGGTAGAAACAGGAAAAGCAACTCGGAAAATGGCCAAGGGGAAAAGATCAAATAACAGCTATCGTCAAATACCTGATTCACCAGATGTTGTTGAAGGTAGTCCTGTTTCCAACCCTAAAGAAAAGAGTAGGTCACCTGGTAAGCATGGCATTGGTAGAGGGGGTAAAAGGAGCCCTAGAAGTCAACAGCAACAAAGTGATACACCATTCATCTCAGACAGATTAATACGTAGCCCTCACAAACCAATGGAAGGACCCGTCTCTGTTTACAGTAACTCCATTGGTTACAAGATAGCACCTTTATTTCAATATGCAGAATCTGTTAAACCCAAGCCCAAAGTGGTCTTAACTCCTTTAGAAATCCCAACACACAGCCCTTCAAAGAGTCCAAATATCCTGAAGAGAAGTAATAGTATAGCTATTAGTGCCTCTGAGAAATCTCCAAAGATGCCAGCCAATGTTGTTCGTAGAAGAAGTGTGCCAGCTGGAAGCTCCCCAGACAAATTGATTAGGAGTCCATCAAAAAGTCCAAAGGCTCAAAGAATCTTGTTGGATAAGTCATCTAAATCTCCTGGTAAATATTCAAacagaaataaagataaagttGCAAAAAGGAGTCGTCCAACTACAAAGGCTGAAGTGAAAGTATCTCCAAAGCAAAAGAGGAGCCGACAAGAAAACTCTGTTTCCAATATGGAATTAGATTCTCCAGAGCAATCACAGTCTCCCTTACTTGGTCATTCATTTGtctttgatggaaagatgactAGTCCAGTAACAGTTGGAAGGGGACATATGGGCCAAAAAAGGCGGTTGAAGGAGATGGAAGACAAAGGATCACCCGTGCTTTCCTCAAAACAGATTGGAAGGTCACCTCTCAAAGCCATTCGGGATCTCTCTGGAAAACTAGTGAAGCTGCCATTCTCTGATTATCAAGATTTGGATTTGGCAGAATTTAAGAATGAAAAAAGCCAGCAAGGTAAAAAGAAGAATGTTTCTGATAAGAGCAAAGAAGTCAAGCATAAACAGGCAAAGCAGGAGGCAGGTACTTCTTCCAAACAGCAGCATTCTAAAGATGAAAAAAGGTCCAAAAAGACTGCATTGCAGAGAGATGCGAATGCAggccagaagaagaagaaagataagTACCTTGATGGAGGgagcaagaaaaataaaaaggaaaaggaacCTGAAGTAAAACCAGTGAAGAAGAGTCGAAAGCATTCTACTTTGAAATTTGATCCTGTTACGATGCCTTCCGTGAGGCTGCGGGTAACTACGTGGCCAAAGTTGAAAGCATGCAAGGAGCTTAACCCTAATCTTATCTTGAAAAAACTCTGTTTGGATGAGGCAAGTTGGGATGAAGTTGTTAGGAATGCTCTCTACCGAGATCTTGATCGGCTGTCAAAGAGGAAGATAAGTCAGGGAGATGATGAAAATATAGACGCGAAGAGAACCAAGAATGGCATAAATGCCCCATGGGGGAGAGgcccagcatcatcatcaccaaggAAAGAGCAGATGAAAGCTATAATGGCTGCAAAAGAAGGCAAGGATATCTACAAGAGACTAAAAGGAGCAGGTCCAAGGAGGAGAGCGAGATCCAAGATCGAGGATATCTACGGGGGTGGTCCTGACAATAAAGTTTGGAACTTTGTTCCTCCAATCACTCCTCCAGATGATGAGATCACAAAGAACCCTATTCCTGAGATATCAGAACTGAGCAAGGATGAGTCAAGGGATGTGATGTGGCGGTTGGCGTGCTATTCACCGCAGCATCCAGAGAATATTAGTTCACCACCAAGATGCTGGTCTCCCCTAAGCAAGATCTCTGATGTTGAAGCTGAATATGAAGACGATGACTACATAGATGAGGAACAAGGAGTGGAACCTCTGAAAGGAGAGGATGGTGGAAAGGAGGAAGTGACTGTCACTGTACCGACCTCTGATAATGAAATGGATATCATTGAGAGAAACCTTGGCCAGATCTCAGATTTCAGCGTGTATGAAAAGATGTTGGGTGGCACAACTGCTGGAAGATCTCTCCAACAAGAAACAAAGACTAATAACGAGGAGTTTGCCCTTGAACATTTCCAGGAAGATGTCTCTGGAATCTATAATCATCTTCATGGAGACTCTGAAAAGGATGCCATCTCTGATGAATTTGCCAAACTTGATAATTCAGCTCATAATAGCCATGTGAACATCAAGAATAGAATACCATCTCAACAAGGTGGTCAGGTTTCTAATCTGCAAAGACAAATAAACAAGGTTAATGGTAATCACCATACTACCAAAGCGCAGGTTCACCATCATGTGGCAAGTAGCCAGAGTCAgcatactggaagaggaattGAAAGCCAGTCAAGACATTCAATACCACACAGTACCCCTCTTCTACCTCAAAACAATGTCAATATGCAAGCAGCATCACAATCCAATTCTGAAGGTAGTGGAAGCAACAGTTCATCTCAGATAACTCCAGGCCAGAAGACACCTACCTTTTCTGCCGAAACAAATTCTggatcatcatcttcatataCAGCTCATTCCCCACGTGGCATAGAAAGACGTACAAGCAGCTCCAGTCAGTTTACAGTCCATAGCCAAGGAATGACCTCCCAGACACCAGGATCACAAGAACCAACAACCATTCCAGAAACAGATTCAGAACACAGCAGTGGCAGCCCTCCTCAGAATCAGTACAATTCCAGTCAGCCTACACAAATTGCCAGTCAAGGCAGTCAATCCAAAGAACCCATTGTCCATCCAGGAAACAGTACCAACAACCAATCTATGTACTATCATGGTGCTTCCCATGCCAGCCAAAGCATGTATGAAATGTCCAACCATTCGTTCAATCAGTCAACAGCGTATGGTAATGATAGGGTGTCCAATCAGAGTCAGGGGTTCAGCCAGTCCCATCTCCCACCCTACCCATCTCCTGGTAGTAACCAATCTCATGGTTACCCACCATATCCATCACCGCAGTCCTCCTACCCCAACCCTCCTCCCCAATCTCCAAACCATCAGAGCCAACCCTCAGGATCCCAGTCCCCAGCCTACCGAGTACCCTACCAGCCTGGTCCCCAGCAGCACCCGTACCAGGACACCAATGGATCATCAGTCCCGGCAGCTAAGCCCAAGATTTGGCGGCCGGTGGCTATGCCTCCGACAGATACCATGGTCAGAAAGAGTCTTCAGGAGTACGGATTACCCGAGGTTCACCATCAAGGAGCATACTGGGGGAACCCTCAAGATCATGCTGGAAGACAGag GGAGGGCCTTGGCCAAGCACATGTTCAGACCATGCTTCCCTCGTCACTACAGCCTGCTGACACCCCTTGTGGTACAATGGGACTGAACCATTGGCAGACAGTTGTCCAATCACAGGGAGAAACACCTTCTTCCCAGGGCTATTCCACTTCTAATCAGGGGTACAACTGTGATGCTGTGTGGATGCCTTCAAAGTATCCTCCACCCAGGGCTTCTGTTACTGGATGGCTGAATAACAAACAGCAAGGAGAGCAGACACCCGGTATCAGGCATGACAATGGGTCAGGTATGCCAGGGTACCAACAGAATCCAGAACATAGTCAACATGCTGTCACGCTGCCACACAACTCACCGGGACAGACTAGTACGCCTTTCTTGCCTCAACAACACAACGGCACCCTGCACAGTCAGAATAACCAGTTTACAACGCTACAAGGACAACAAGCAAACACATTGAGTGACAATCACAACAATGCACATCATCTACCAGGCCATCAACCCGTTGTTTCCCCTCAGGGTACTTCACCCATGCAATCTGGTGCTTACCCAGTACAACCATCTACTCAACAAGTTGCAACTCCGAGGCAACAACCTCTACAAGCAACTCAACCACTTTCTGTACCAGTCACATCTTGTGGAAGTAGCAGTGGCCTCACTGCACAGGACCAAAAGTATTCCTCTTCTGCCACCAACTCCAACAACCTTGCAAGAACTCCAGGGGTTAAGCAGAACACTCAACCAATTCAAGGTTCCAGCATGAACACTCCTGTGGCAGGGATTCCCAAAGGGGTGCAGAGTTGTACCCCTCCTCTGTCAAGCACCCCACTCCGTCCATTGGCAAGGACTTCTGTGATGTCTCAAGAACAGCCTGGTGTGACACCCATTGCTATGCAGAAGCCTACACCTCTCATGGATCTTACAAAGTTGAAGAATCCTTCCTATCCAAACACTCCTGCACAG GTGACACCTGATGTTGGGATGCGAAGAAAACGTTCTCTGGTCTCTCAGATAGAGGGACCAACCCCAAAGAATACGTATGGTTTCAAGGTCAGTCAGGGGAATTCCCAAGATGCTAAAGCTCTCCATGTG GTTCAGCATCTGACCACGATGAGTCTTGAAGTCCATGTTCGTACCAGACGAGACTACCACCCCGACCCTGACTTTGACCCCATACGGGCCATCTTCTACTGCATCCACAAAGATGGCCCTGACAACAAAACCCCACCCAGCAACCATCACCATGGTGATGCCGAGGATGGGAGCAAGGACATCAGTGATGAGGGTCACAGCAGTGTTGGTGTGATCATGGTTGACCTCTCTAAGAAGGGGTCAAAGAGTGAGGAGGGTGCCGGAGGGATCACGACAGACTTGAATGCAGTGACCCAACGAGACTGGATGACCAGGTCAGGGGTCATGGGGTTAGAGGTCACATACGTTGAGGATGAGAAGGAAATGTTTGAGGAGTTTGTCAAACTTGTGAGGAG ACATGATCCTGACATGTTAGCAGGGTTTGAGATTCAGCAGCTTTCCTGGGGTTATCTCTTCCAAAGGGCAGCATTCCTTGAGGTACAGCTCTGTCAACTCATCTCACGGTTACCAG ATGAGACTCGTGAGAGTCATTTTTCAGCAGATAAAGATGCTTATGGTGCAGATCACATGTCAGAGATCACTGTGGCAGGAAGAATAGTTCTTAATCTATGGAGGATCATTAGACATGAG GTGACTCTCAACATCTACACCTTTGAGAATGTAGCCTACCATGTTCTTCATCAGCGGTTACCACTATTCACATTCCGTTCATTGACTGATTGGTTTGATCATAATACTGCCTGTTACAG ATGGAGGACAATAGAGTACTATGCTGAGAGAGTTAAAGGGAATGTTCAGCTTATCAAGAAACTAGATCTTATTGGAAGGACTAGTGAGTTGGCCAGACTGTTTGGTATTGAGTTTTACTCTGTGCTGTCTAGAGGATCTCAG TATCGGGTTGAATCCATGATGCTACGGCAGGCTAAGTGTGCCAATTACATCGCAGTATCACCCAGTGTTCAGCAGAGATCGCGATCGAAGGCTCCAGAGTGTATCGCTCTGGTCATGGAGCCAGAGTCAAGATTCTATGAGGATCCTGTCATAGTACTCGACTTCCAGTCACTCTATCCGTCAATGATGATTGCATACAACTACTGCTTCTCTACTTGCCTTGGTCGTGTGGAACATATTGCCCA AGGGGGCGAGTTTTCCTTGGGATGTCATTCTCTCTCCATCCCTCCAAAGCAGCTTGATCAGCTTCTTGCCTCAGATGGTATCCATGTATCTCCAAATGGTGTAGCCTATGTGAAACACAGTGTCAGGCATGGTGTCCTACCCAG GATGTTAGATCAGATTCTCAATACTCGTATCATGGTCAAGAAAGCTCTTAAAGACCATAAAGGAGATAAG gtaTTGGAAAGGATGCTTGATAACAGGCAGCTAGGATTGAAGCTTATAGCAAATGTGACATATGGCTATACATCAGCTAACTTCTCTGGAAGGATGCCATGCATTGAG GTTGGTGACAGCGTAGTGAGGAAGGGACGTGAAACCCTTGAGAGGGCTATTAAGATGGTTGAGACCACAGCTAAATGGGGTGCAAGAGTAGTATATGGAGACACAGACAG TTTGTTTGTGCTGGTGAAGGGTGCCACCAAGGAAAGAGCTTTTGAGATTGGGAGAGAGATCGTTGCAGCTGTGACAGCTGAGAATCCTAAACCTGTCAAACTCAAGCTAGAGAAG GTATAtaaaccatgtgttcttcaaGCCAAGAAGAGGTATGTAGGATACAAGTATGAGTCACCAGATCAGAAAGATCCAGAGTTTGATGCTAAAGGAATAGAGACTGTGAGAAGAGATTCCTGCCCAGCAGTTGCTAAG ATGTTGGAGAGGTCACTCAAGATCCTCTTTGAGACCAAGGATGTGTCAAAGGTAAAGCGTTATGTCCAGCAGCAGTTCCAGAAGCTCAATGCAGGTCAGATTGGTCTCCAAGATCTCATCTTTGCCAAGGAGTATAGAGGAAGACAGTACTACAAGCCCACATCTTGTGTGCCAGCATTGGAGATTGCCAA GCGAAAACTTGCAGTGGACCGTCGGTCGGAACCCCGGGTAAGCGAGCGTGTACCCTATGTGGTGGTCCACGGGAGCCCTGGATTACCCCTGATCCAGCTGGTCCGTACCCCTCAGGACTACCTCCAGGATCCCTCCTATAACCTCAATGCCCCATACTACATCACAAGGCAGATCATCCCAGCATTGAATAGGGTGTTTGGTATGATGGCTGTAGATACCCTGGAGTGGTACCAAGAACTGCCCAAGGTGGTCCACGTCAACACGGTCCCTAGCAAGGGCTCGGCTAATACCAGGAAG GGCACCATCTCCCAGTACTTCTGTAGCCTCAACTGTGCAGTATGTGATAGATTGACCCAGTCTGGTCTGTGTGACTCATGTCGGTCAAGCCCTCAGACAACGGTCACCTCGCTGATGAAGAGAATCCAAGACTGGGACAGAGAGAGGACACAGATAAACAAG ATCTGTACCAGCTGCTGTGGCTTTGCTGATAACAAGCAGCATTGCACCACACTAGACTGCCCAATCCGGTTTCAACTGGTCAAATCCGAACACAAGATGGAGAAAGTGGAACACTTCCTCTCATTGGTGCAATCCATAGAACCACCTAGTACGTGA